A segment of the Peptoclostridium acidaminophilum DSM 3953 genome:
ATCAAAGAACCCTTCATCTGTATTATTTCAGGCACCACAAAAGATGTCACTGTAGAAGTCCTTGTCGACAGCATTTCGCTTCTTCCCGCAAGTGCCTGGTATTTGGAATCCCTGCTGTCCTCATCCTTTTTCATGTGTGAATATACATAGAGACTTTCAACGCCTCGCATTAGCTCCTCATACAGGGCCATGAATTCACAGAATACGTCCTCGCCGCCTGACAATCTGCCCTTGTAGCTTTCCACCTCTGATAGCTTACCCTCAATTCTTTCAAAATTAGCTTCGAAGCTCTCATCGTTGAAAAAGCTTTCTATATCCCACTTGTATGCTGCCTCTATATTAGTTCTGTCCAATCATTTCAACCCCTTTCACGTATAAAATAATTTTTAGCATATAATAATTATACCTAAAGAGAGGCGGTATTAAAGCTCAAACCGCCCAATACCGCCTCTTTTTTTATGATCTGAATTTTTCCACTTCTTCCTGAAGGCCTGCAGCCAGCTTCTTGAGCGTTTCCGAATGCGAGCTGAATTCCTCGAGAGCCGCCAAGATCTCCTCCGTGGAAGCCGATACCTCCTCTGTCCCAGCCGAGTTCTCTTCAGCTGTGGCAGATATGTTTTGCATTGTATCCATTATTTCATCCTTGTTTTTTACCATCTCGCCATTGAGCATTTGAATTTCATTCACCTTGCCTTCAAGTCCTTCAATGGTCTGTGATATCTCCTTGAATATTATTTCCGTATCACCAACGCGCTTCACCTGCTCCCTGAGAGCATCCGATGCATCCTGCATTCCAATCACCGCACTTTTTGATTCATGCTGTATCTGGTCCACTATGCTCTTTATCTTTCCTGTAGACTGCGCAGTCTCCTCGGCCAGCTTCCTTATCTCGTCAGCCACAACCGAAAAGCCCCTTCCCGCCTCTCCGGCCCTTGCAGCCTCGATAGAAGCGTTCAGCGCCAGCAGATTTGTCTGCTCTGCAATCTGATTTATTGTCTGTATTATTATCCCGATTTCCTGCGAGCTCTTTTCGACCTCATTTATTATGCCGCTTACACGATTTTCCGATTCTATTGTATTGCTTGTGGAATCGGCAAGTTTCTTGACGGAATCAAGACCCTTGTCATTGAGTTCGCTTGATTTTTTAAACATCTCCACCATCTCGCCTATAGAGGATGATACCTGCTGCACGCTCTTGCCCATATAGGTGGCCTTGTCAACACCAGCCTCAGTCTCCCTGGCCTGCTCGTTCGTCACCTCTGCGATTTCAGCTATAGCCCTGGCCGCCTCCTGAGTAGCACTGCTTGTCTGGAGTGCCATTTTGTTGAGTGAATACGCCGTCTCAGACACTGTATCCGACGATGCCTTGATATTGCTTATAAGGAATACTATATTTTCAAGCATAGTGTTGAAGTTTGTGCCTATTTTTCCAAACTCGTCGCTTGTTTCTATTGATACGCTCGCTGAAAGATCACCCTTCGAGGCCTTGTTGAAAGCATTATCCAGTTTCTGAAGATTCCTTGTGATCCATGTTGATATCATAAGCGATACTACAACGCCTATCACAGCCGCGGCCACAAGAAGCAGCATTATGAAAAGCCTCAAGCTCTTTACATCAACATCGAGCTCGTTTTTAGCGAAGTCTCCTGCTATCTTGAATCCTGTATTGCCGTTTGTCGCATATGACACGTAACCGTTGTCATACTTTGAAAATCCGCTGTTGCCGGATGAAACATCATTCCACACGCTCTCCTCTGCCAGACTTTCTCCTACACGTCCCATCTCCTTGTGGGATATTATCACTCCGGATTTATCTGTTATGAACAGATAGCCTGTGTTGCCTATTTTTATATCCTTGAAGTTTGCGGCAAAATCCTCAAGACTGATGTCAAGCGCTGCAACACCAAGCACACCTGAGCCGGACTCCACAGTCTTGCAAACCGTTATGACCATTTTGCCGGTTCCTGCATCAACATATGGCTCGGTCCATACCACCTTGCCCCTATTTTCAATCGCCAGCTTGTACCAGCCTCTTGAAGTCGGATCATAGCCTTCAGGCGTATTGTTGACAGGGTACATGTAAGTCCTCTTGTCCTGCGTTCCCATATAGGCTGACATGATGTTGTCGTTTGCTGCGGCTGTTTGAATGAATATGTCGCTTGCATAACCGAGCAGAGCCGGAGCTGCAGCGCCGCCATTTGCAGCCGCCAGCTCAACCGCAGCCTTGTTCTTCGATATCGCATCTATGCCGTGCTCAAACCCCTTTGCAAATTCGCTTATTGAATTGTCAATTTGAGTCAGCGTTCCTTTTGAATTGTCCTGAAGCTTTTGTTCTAAAGTCGTGTACGTTTTCTGGTAGGACAAGAATCCCAGTGTCAAAACAGGTATGATTATTGCTATTATAAGTACTGCCGAAAGCTTTCCCTTAACGCTTGAAAAAATATTCATATATTGCCTCCTGTCATCACTAAATATTGTCGTATGTATTTTATTAAATATTATACTATTTTTTCAGCTAAAAAAGTACAAAATGAGTAAATAAAAACATGCCGCTGATTCTTACGACGGCATGCTTCTTCTCATATATTCGTTTATATACTTGTCAAGCTGCCTGCTCGTTGTCAGAAGCTCCTCCTCGAATATGTCAGGGTATTCAATATATCTGTTTATATGCTCCCTTAACTCCTCGATTTTTTTTTTGATAGCCTTAAGCTCTTTTGTCCTCAAAAAAATCACCGCTTTGCCAATAATTATTTTCCCAGAATTCTTCTTCCGTATATCTTTCTAATGTGCATAGTCATAAAATGAGTGCAAATCCCAACCAGCATGCCTGTTGGAACGGCCGCCAGTAGAAGCATGGGCAGATAGTATATTATCCTTATGTTTTCAATAACTATGGCTGCAGCCAGCAGCTGCCCAATGTTGTGGAAAACAGCGCCTGCAACGCTCAGTCCGGGTATGCCTATCTTTTCTTTAAATGCGCTCCTTAATGCATGCATTGCAAACAGGCTCAGTATGCCTCCGCATAAGCTAAAGAGAAATACTGACATACCTCCCCAAAAAAGCGATGATATGGTTATTCTCATTAACGTAACCAAGACAGCATCGCCAATCCCAAAGAGCAAAAGCGTGGAGAGCCCTATAATGTTTGAGAGTCCCAGCTTGGCTCCCGGAACTGCAAAGCTGAGCGGTATCAGGGATTCAACCAGATAAAGCACAAGTGACTGCGATACGAGGAGGCCCAGAAAAACGAGCCTTCTGGCAGTAAATGGCTTCCTACTGAGAAACTGCATCTGCATCACCGCCACCCCCAGATTCAGCCGATATAGTCACAACCAGCTTGTGCGGAAGACATACTATAGTCTGCCCGGGTTTTGATATAAATCCGGTCTTCTTGCATATGAGATCCCTGCAGTCCGCATCAATCACCTCGGCCCCTCCGTCATGAATGTATACAATGTTACTTCCGTATTCCGTTTTAACTTCTATTTTTTTTGAGGTTGCATTTCCAACGGCTATATCCTCATAGATTTTACCGTCAACGCTTATTATTACATGCTTGCCTTCCTTGTCGTGCTGAATTGCTTTAACGGCATACATTCCTATTGCCGAAAGCAAAAGAACAGCTGCAATTATATAGATATCTGTACGCTTCATATTTTCCCCCATGCCGGACCTGTTTAGCAGCAGTTACAGGATAATAATATTCCAAGCCTGCTGCTTTGTCAACAAGGCATCTGCATAGGATCAATACTTAGTTTATGGAATTACAAGCACAGGTTTTTTGGAATGATGAACCACATTGTTTGTCACCGAACCCATTAGGTATTTTTTTATACCCGACATACCCCTTGAAGCCATGACTATCATATCAACATCTTCTTCCTCGGATACTCTGAGTATCTCATCCACAGGATATCCAACATAACTAAACGTCGAAACCTCTACGCCTTCTAGCATCTCTTTGGCATTATCTAGTATCTTTCGCGATATGTCCTTTAAATTCTTCAGATCCTCATCAGTGTATGAATACTGCACATATGAATATTCAACCTGAAGAGCGCTTGGCATGTTAAGCTCAATTACATGCATGAGAAGAACCTGCGCCGGGAATTTCTTAGCCATCTCGGCTGCAAACTCTATGGCCTTCTTATTTGCTTCAGAGCCGTCAACTGGAACAAGTATTTTTTTAATCTCCATGTCAATTCCTCCCATAAAAGTTAATCTTCTATATCCATAAGGGTATACTAGCTGAATGTTTTTCTTTTATTTCTATATTAAAGCCTTCCAAGCATTTTCTGCCTTTGCTCCTCGTGCCCTGGTTTTCCAAGGAGTGCGAACATGTTGCGCTTGTATTCTTCAACACCGGGCTGGTCAAAGGGATTGACCCCCAGAAGATATGCGCTCATGGCACACGCCTTCTCGAAGAAATAAACCATGTATCCAAAGCTGTACTCATCGAGCCCGGGAATATCTATTATCATATTGGGCACGCCGCCGTCAATATGGGCCAGCATTGTTCCCTCCATAGCCTTCTTGTTTATGTAGTCTATCTCTACCCCCTCAAGATAGTCAAGACCGTCAAGGTTCCCCGGATCCGCAACCACGCTTACATCGTGACGCGGCGACTTTACATTCAGCACTGTCTCAAACAGCATCCTTCTTCCCTGCTGTATGTACTGCCCTAAAGAATGGAGGTCTGTAGAGAAGCTTGCCGATGAAGGATATATGCCTTTTCCGTCCTTGCCCTCACTCTCTCCAAAGAGCTGTTTCCACCACTCTCCTATGCTTGTAAGATGTGGCTCATAGCTTACAAGCAGTTCTACAAGCATACCCTTGTTGTAGAGTATGTTCCTTATTGCAGCGTATCTGTAGGCGTCGTTTCTGGAAAGCTCCTTTTCCGAAAGAAGCTCCTGAGCCTTCCTTGCGCCTTCTATAACCTTATCTATGTCTATACCGGCAACGCACATTGGCAGCAGACCAACAGGAGTCAGCACTGAATACCTGCCGCCCACATCCTCTGGTATGACGAATGTCTTGTATCCGCTTGAGTCTGCCAACTTTCTCAGCGATCCCTTCTCACTGTCAGTCGTCGCAATTATGCGGCTTGCAGCCTCTTCCTTTCCGTATTTTTTTTCCAAAAGTCCCTTGAGCACCCTGAACGCAACAGCTGGCTCCGTAGTCGTGCCGGATTTCGAAATTACATTTATGCAAAAGTCGCTCTCCTCAAGCAACTCTGAAAGCTCCTTCAAGTAAGTGGAGCTTATGTTGTTGCCTGCAAAAACTACCCTTGGCGATTTACCGGCCCTTTTCGAAGCGAAATTCCCAAAATAGCCTGTAAGCATTTCAATTGCAGCCTTGGCTCCAAGATAGGATCCACCTATGCCTACGACCACAAGAATATCGCACTTGCCTGATATCTGCCTGGCCGTCTCTTTTATTTCCTCAATCTCGGATGCCTTAATGGCCCCAGGCAATTCAAGCCATCCAAGAAAGTCGGCGCCAGGTCCGCTTTTTTCGTGAATCATCTCATGAGCCGCGTTAACAAAGGGCTCCATGCAGCGAACTTCATCTTCCGTTACAAATTTTTCAATCCCCCTGCAGTCAAGCTTGAATCCAATCATTTCTTGTCCCCTTCCCTACAGTTCAAACTATTTTTTCGAAACGAATCTGTTCCCCTTTATGTAGAATCTGTACAAAAAATCCGCAGCTTCCTGCGCATAATCTATGTTTACCCTTTTTGCCTCAATAATATTCTCTTTTTCGATTTTTTCCCCTTCTGCTATGAACAGTTCCTTGCTCTCAACCAGGTCCTCCCCATAAAAACTCCTGTCGATGTTCATGGCCATGCAGAGCTTGCCCGGACCGTTTGTAAGGTTCCTGATATTCCGGTGGACAATCTCGTCGCTGACAAATCTGTTCCTGTGCATGCTCTGTATCCCCTCAACCGGCTCTGCCGCCCTTATAAGCACAGCCCCCGCCGCTCCGCTTTTTCCTGTTACTATGTTGAAGCAGTTGTACATGCCGTATATTAGATATATGTATGCAAGCCCGCCTTGACCGTATACAATCCTGGTTCTTTCGGTGACCTTGTTGTCGTTGAAATGCGCGGCCTTGTCGCCCTCACCCATATAGGCTTCGCACTCGACTATTTTGGCCGCCATCACAATTCCCGAGTCAATTCTCACTATCAGCTTGCCCAACAGCTCTCTTGCCACCTCAACAGGCCCTGCCTCGAAAAAAGCTCTTTCAAGTCTGTTGTATGCCATATAACCACCTCCCTGCAGCCGTTTATATTACTTCAATATAACAGAAAAAGGGCGGAAAATTCCGCCCTTTTATTATGCGCTCTTTGAACCAACAGAATCCAATACCGCCTTCGCTATGTTAGACGCATGGTCGGCAATCCTTTCAAGGTTGCTTATCATGTCGAGGAATATTACTCCTGCCTCTGGATTGCAAAGGCCTTTATTTAGCCTGTATATGTGGTTCATCCTGAATGACCTTTCCATTGCATCTACTTGATCTTCTATGCCTATAACCGTCATAGCAATGTCTCTGTTGCCGGTTTTCATAGCCTCAAGAGCCGCTTCATAGGCTTGCATAGTCTTATTATATATGGCCTCCAGATCGCCTATCGCTTCATTTGAAAACAGCAGATTCTTTCCAAGCACTTCCATTGCAAGCTCTGCTATGTTCTCGGCATGGTCTCCGACCCTTTCTATGTCATTCACCGTGCTGAAAAGGCCGTCAACAATCTCCCTGTTCTCATCTCCGAGCTCCTTGTTTGAAAGCTTGACCAGGTAGTCGACTAGCGCCTTTTCCAGTTCATTTACTTCCTTCTCAATTGTGAACGTACTTTTTACTTCATTTGTATTTCTGTTGAAAAATCCCTCCATGGATGCCTTGAATGATCTTTTGGCAACATTGCCCATGTGCAGGCATTCCCTTATTGTGTTTGCAAGAGCAATACTCGGAGTTTCGAGTATTCTGGAATCTATATACTTTGTAACCTTGAATTCAACTTCTTCGCCTTCTTTTTCCGGTATGACTAAGTTTGCAATCTTAACCAGCAGCATCGCAAAAGGAAGCTGTATAACTACGTTAGATATGTTAAACAGTGTGTGGGCATTTGCTATCTGCCTTGCAGCATTAGTCGGGTCGAGCATCGTTACAAAATACGTTATAGGCTTTGTCAATAGGAATATGAAAAGCGTTGTTCCTATTACATTAAAGCTAAGATGCATTATAGCGGCTCTTTTGGCGTTCTTGCTTGCTCCTATGCTAGAGAGCATTGCTGTAATACAGGTTCCAATGTTTTCACCGTAGAGTATCGGCAATGCGGAGCTAAGCGGAATAAGCCCTTCAGATGCAAGCGCTAGCAATATACCCATAGAAGCGCTTGAGCTTTGTACTATAACAGTAAGTCCAAATCCTATAAGTATACCCAATATTGGATTGTGTGAGAATTTGATAATCATGTCGCCGAATCCGGGATAATCCCGAAGAGGCTTTACCGCGTCCTTGAGGAACTCCATACCTATGAACAGTATACCAAAGCCTATCATTATCTCTGCAATCTGTTTTGTCTTTTCATTGCTAGAAAACAGGTAGAAAATCATACCTATACCAACCGCTATGGGCGCAAAATCGGTAAGGCTGAATGAAACAAGCTGCGCCGTCACCGTCGTACCTATGTTGGCACCCATTATGACTCCTACTGCCTGTGTAAGGTTCATTATGCCCGCATTAACAAAACCCACAACCATTACAGTAGTGGCACTCGAGCTTTGGATTATTGCCGTTACAAACAGCCCCACAAGGGCTCCCATATACTTGTTGCTTGTGAGCAGCTCGATTATTTTTCTAAGCCTGTCCCCTGCAGCCTTCTGGAGCCCCGCTCCCATTAGGTTCATTCCATAAAGAAAAAGTCCCAAGCCGCCTATTACGCCAAAAATTATCTTTAAGGCCATATGTATCCTCCTAAACATCCAATATATTTTTAACACACCCGTAACATTCTATCAAAATTATACCCTACTTATGTTAAGAACATGTTAAATATATTAAAAACATTAAGGATACGTTAACTCCAGGTAATTTTTTTGTTAATTTTTTATTCCAGAGAGTACGTATTGATTATTTTTTCTGCCACCCTCATACCATCAACGGCGGCCGATACAATCCCACCGGCATAGCCCGCGCCTTCGCCTGCAGGGTATAGCCCTCTTACACTCGACGATTCGAGAGTTTGCTGGTCCCTGACTATCCTTACTGGCGCCGAAGATCTTGTCTCCACACCGGTAAGCACCGCATCCTCCATGGAAAAGCCCTTTAGTTTTCTGCCCATGGCCTTTATTCCTTCGCTTATTGCTTCGGCTGCAAAATCCGGCAGACACCTTCGCAGGTCTGAATACTTAGTTCCCGGCCTGTAAGTAGTCTTGACTCCGCCCAAACTCCCGGAATCTACATTGTTTACAAAGTCGCCGGCCTTTTGCACTGGTGCATAGTAGTTTGAGCCTCCCAATTCGAATGCCAGCCTTTCATACTTTTGCTGGAAATGCATGCCTGCAAGAGGATGTGCGCTTCCAAAATCCGCTGGCTCGACATTGACTATGAGGGCGCTGTTTGAATTTTCACCGTTTCTGGCATGGTAGCTCATTCCATTGACAACAAGTTCACCCTTGCTTGAGCTCGAGGCTATAACCTCGCCTCCCGGACACATGCAGAATGTATATACGGATCTGCCGCTCAAGCAGCTGTGCGTCAGCTTATAGTCGGCGGCACCCAGCCTTGGATGGCTGTAATGCTCCCCGTACTGGGCCTTGTTTATAACTATCTGCGGATGCTCTATCCTAAGACCCATTGCAAACGGCTTTTGCATAAGTTCGGCCCCGGCATCATAAATAGCCTCGTATGTGTCTCTGGCGCTATGCCCAATGGCAAGAACTGTGCAGGAGCACTCGAGCTCTTCTGCATCGTTTATTGTAAGAGCCCTGATTGCTCCTTTTTCAGTCTTAAGGCCGCTGACTTTTGCTCCGAATCTGACTTCCCCTCCCAAGCTCTGTATCTTGAGCCTGATATTCCTTACAACTTCCTTTAGAATATCAGTCCCAACGTGAGGCCTGTGAGAATAAATTATCTCCTCGGGGGCACCGGCGTTTACAAGCTCCTGCAGCACCCTGGCGCATCTTGGATCCTTTATCCTCGTAGTCAGCTTGCCGTCAGAGAACGCTCCGGCCCCGCCTTCTCCAAACTGCACATTCGACTCCTCGCTGAGCTCGCCCGTGCTCCAGAAATGCTCAACATCTTGGGTTCTCTTTTCAACATCCTGGCCCCTCTCGAGCAGCACGGGCCTGTAGCCGTTTTGTGCAAGCGCAAGCGCCGCAAAAAGACCTGCCGGGCCCATTCCTATAACCACAGGTCTTTTACCCAAAGGCACGCTCCCCCTTGCAACTATGGACTCCGCTTCGAGTTTTACCGGAGCTATATCCTTGTCAGCTGCGAGTCGTTTGATGAGTGTTTCTTCGTTTTTAATTCTTACGTCAACCGTGTATACGAAGCTTATATTTCCCTTTTTCCTGGCATCTATAGACTCCCTTGCTATTCTGTACTCCAACAGCTCATCTCTTTGGAGCCTTAACTTCCTGAGTATTTTCTCCTCGATGCTTTCGATTTTTTCGTCTAAACTCAGCTTTATGTTGGACACTCTTATCAAACAAAACACCTCTTTCTTATCCCGGACATTAGAAGACCAAATCACGGCGGCTCTATGCAAAAGCCACACGGATTTGGTCATTTTCTTCAATGCCTGCGGTTTCAATTTTTACAAATTCCATTATATCAGCCTCAAGCTTTTCTTTATCGCTTGCCGCATCAGGATTTACATTGTCTACAATCGCCCAAAGCTCCCTGCCTATTTGCAGGCCTCTTGCCCTCAGGCCCTCCTCTGGTTCAAGCACAATCACCTTGACATCGCATATGTGCGATTCCCTGTCGCCGAGCATTACCTCACAGTCGAACCTGTATATGCTGTAGCAAGATGTATTCTTGTATGGCGTAACTTCCTCAACGTGCGAAAACTTCAAAGGCCATCATCTCCTGACGTATTTTAATTTTTTTTCATCTTCAAGCTTTGGAATGCTCATGTTGCCTGATTTCTTTATGGATATGTCCATGTCGTATGCCTTTCTCATGCTCTCGATTAGTATGTTGTCATCATTGATATACCTTCCGAGTCTGTCTATATCGCCAAGAACGCTTATCTCGTACGGCTGTACTATAGGCACTGAGTTTATGTTTATGTGGTTGCCGGCAAGCACAATTTCAGTGTATGGGCTGATCCTCTGGCCGTTAATGGATATGGCCTCCCCACCATAATACCTTATGTCGTTTATCAGTAAAAGGAACCATTTTTTCTCTTCCATTATAAATCCAAGATTCTCATCCCGGTTTGTGTCTATCTTTATTATCAGACCGCTTCCCAAGGCTTCCACATAGCCAAGCGTTAGCTTCATGTCTTCAACCTCTTTTTTGAGCTTTTTTATCTCTGGGCTTTCCTCTTGGGCTGAGTTTTCATAAAGGCTCACCCTGTGCTTTGCAGCCCTTATTGTGTCGCTCAATTGCGTATTTTCCTTCCTTATCTGGTTGACCTGGGCTGTAATCTCCCTGTCTATAAAAGACGACTCAAATCTTTCATTGTATCCCGCCTTGAATTGTATGCCCATTAGTATACCCAGCAGCACAATCATCAGTACCATCAGATTTATCTTGTTTTTCATAATCCATCATCCTTATGAGATTACTTTTTGATGCCCTTTGAAAGCTTGCCTATCTGAAAGAATTGTTTATGTAGTCCTCAAGCTCCTCGACCTTTTTTTCAAGTGCTGCAACCCTGCCTGAAAAATCGTCGTTTTGAGATGTTTTGATGCTTAGCCTTTTTATAACGTAGATGCATGCTGCCACAGGTATCGCAAGCATGACCGTAGCTATTATTATATTTATTCCCTGAAACAGCAAAAACATAATATTTTCCCCTCACTCTTTTAATTTCGCAGATATTTAGATTATACCAAATACCACGGCAATATGCTGAAGAATATATCGATTTTGGAACAAAATAAGCCCCGGAATCCAATAAGGAATCCAGGGCCTGTCTTTCTCTTCTAGCAGCTGCTTGATATGTTGGATTCTACTGTGAATCCCTTGCTGTACCATTTTTTTGAATAATCTATGTCTACCGAAGTCAGATTGCTTGCAAGCTCGCTGTCTACTAGCACTTTGAAGCCTTCAACTTCAACAGCTTCGTCATCTTCTTTTTGCTCATCCAGAGCAATTGACAGGACTGGTCCGCCTCAGCCAAATCTAGAGATATAGACTCTTACAAAGTCCTTGTCCTTTGATTTGTTGTTTTCACTGTAATATGATTCAAGCTGCTCCCTTGCCGATTGGCTTACATTAACGTTCATTATTAGTTCCCCCCTGTTTTTCTGGTTTGTAATATCATTATACCCCACAGGGGTATAATTGTAAACAAAAAAATTCCGGTTTTAACCGGAATTTTTAGTCTTTTATTTTGCGTTGGACTCCTCGACTGTTATCTCGTATCCATTTCTTTCAAATGAGCTTATTATTTCATCCCACACTTCGTCTATGCCTGTCTTTTTAAGAGAGGAGAGCAGGATTATCTTTTCTTCATCCGCAAGACCCAGCTTATTTTTTATCATGGCTTTGTGCTTTTGATACTGGCCTCTCGTAATCTTGTCTGATTTTGTTGCAATGACCGTGCAGTCATATCCGAAATGCTTTATCCACTCATACATGATCCTGTCGTCTTCCTTGGGCTCATGCCTTATGTCCACAAGCAGGAATATGCTGCAAAGCTCCTGCCTGTCGGAAAGGTATCTTTCCATGATGCCTCCCCACTTGGCCTGCTCAGTTTTTGAAACTTTTGCATAGCCATATCCAGGAAGGTCCACAAAATGAAACTCTTCATTGACCTTGTAAAAATTGATTGTCCTCGTCTTGCCGGGATTCTGGCTGATTCTGGCAATGCCTTTTCTGTTGAGCAGCGTATTGATTGAAGACGATTTTCCTACATTCGATCTTCCGACAAATGCTATCTCAGGCAGTCCTTCAGCCGGATACTGATGTTTTTCAACTGCGCTTGTTATAAATTCTGCGTTCTTAATTTTCATTCTTATCTTCCTTATCATCCTCTGCTGTGAGGATATTCTCCAGTACCTCGTCCATAGTTTCCACAGGAATTATCTTGAGCGCTCTTCTTACATTGTGAGGTATCTCATCGATATCCTTCTCGTTTTCCTTGGGAATAAGCACTGTTTTTATTCCGGCTCTGTGGGCGGCAAGCGCCTTTTCCTTTAGTCCACCTATCTCCAATACCCTGCCTCTTAAGGTTAT
Coding sequences within it:
- a CDS encoding DUF881 domain-containing protein — protein: MKNKINLMVLMIVLLGILMGIQFKAGYNERFESSFIDREITAQVNQIRKENTQLSDTIRAAKHRVSLYENSAQEESPEIKKLKKEVEDMKLTLGYVEALGSGLIIKIDTNRDENLGFIMEEKKWFLLLINDIRYYGGEAISINGQRISPYTEIVLAGNHININSVPIVQPYEISVLGDIDRLGRYINDDNILIESMRKAYDMDISIKKSGNMSIPKLEDEKKLKYVRR
- a CDS encoding iron-sulfur cluster biosynthesis family protein, whose protein sequence is MNVNVSQSAREQLESYYSENNKSKDKDFVRVYISRFGUGGPVLSIALDEQKEDDEAVEVEGFKVLVDSELASNLTSVDIDYSKKWYSKGFTVESNISSSC
- the yihA gene encoding ribosome biogenesis GTP-binding protein YihA/YsxC, giving the protein MKIKNAEFITSAVEKHQYPAEGLPEIAFVGRSNVGKSSSINTLLNRKGIARISQNPGKTRTINFYKVNEEFHFVDLPGYGYAKVSKTEQAKWGGIMERYLSDRQELCSIFLLVDIRHEPKEDDRIMYEWIKHFGYDCTVIATKSDKITRGQYQKHKAMIKNKLGLADEEKIILLSSLKKTGIDEVWDEIISSFERNGYEITVEESNAK